In Pseudoalteromonas sp. MM1, a single window of DNA contains:
- the csy3 gene encoding type I-F CRISPR-associated protein Csy3: protein MELCNILKYDRSLYPSKAVFFYKTADSDFVPLEADVNKIRGPKSGFTEAFTPQFSPKNISPQDLTHNNILTLEECYVPPNVEHIFCRFSLRVQANSLVPSGCSDPEVFSLLKELAETFKECGGYKELAVRYCRNILIGTWLWRNQNTGNTQIEIKTSKGSCYLIDNTRKLAWESKWASDDLKVLEELSNEIESALTDPNVFWSADITAKIEASFCQEIYPSQILNDKVKQGEASKQFVKAKCADGRYAVSFNSVKIGAALQSIDDWWDEDASKRLRVHEFGADKEIGIARRPPDSEQNFYSIFKNTEWYLSALKNCITNKNEKIDPAIYYLFSVLIKGGMFQKKAEAKKA, encoded by the coding sequence ATGGAACTATGTAATATATTAAAATATGATCGCTCGCTTTACCCTAGTAAAGCTGTGTTTTTTTATAAAACGGCTGACTCTGATTTTGTTCCTTTAGAGGCTGACGTAAATAAGATCAGAGGCCCAAAATCTGGTTTTACTGAAGCATTCACTCCGCAGTTTTCACCAAAAAACATCTCACCTCAGGACTTAACACATAATAATATATTAACTCTAGAAGAGTGTTATGTACCTCCAAATGTGGAGCATATATTTTGTCGGTTTTCTTTGAGAGTACAGGCTAACTCGTTGGTCCCTTCAGGCTGTAGTGATCCAGAGGTTTTTTCTTTATTAAAAGAGTTGGCAGAAACATTTAAAGAATGCGGTGGTTATAAAGAGCTAGCAGTAAGATATTGTCGAAATATTTTGATAGGTACATGGCTTTGGCGTAATCAAAACACCGGCAACACTCAAATTGAAATTAAAACCAGCAAAGGGAGTTGTTATTTAATCGATAACACTCGTAAGTTAGCTTGGGAAAGCAAATGGGCTTCTGATGATCTAAAAGTATTGGAAGAGCTTAGTAATGAAATTGAGAGCGCATTAACTGATCCCAATGTGTTTTGGAGTGCTGATATAACCGCGAAAATAGAAGCCTCATTTTGCCAAGAGATTTACCCAAGCCAAATCCTTAACGACAAGGTTAAGCAAGGAGAGGCCTCAAAACAGTTTGTAAAAGCTAAGTGTGCAGATGGCCGTTACGCTGTAAGTTTTAATTCAGTAAAAATAGGAGCAGCCCTTCAGTCAATAGATGATTGGTGGGATGAGGATGCAAGTAAAAGATTACGAGTGCATGAGTTTGGGGCTGATAAAGAAATAGGGATTGCCCGACGTCCTCCTGATTCTGAACAGAATTTTTATTCTATTTTCAAAAATACGGAATGGTATTTGTCAGCCCTTAAAAATTGCATTACTAATAAAAATGAAAAAATAGACCCAGCTATTTATTACTTATTCTCTGTATTGATTAAGGGCGGAATGTTCCAGAAAAAAGCAGAGGCTAAAAAGGCGTAA